One Elgaria multicarinata webbii isolate HBS135686 ecotype San Diego chromosome 7, rElgMul1.1.pri, whole genome shotgun sequence DNA window includes the following coding sequences:
- the TBC1D31 gene encoding TBC1 domain family member 31, whose product MQSSDLGNREEGKIWHRKPSPAAQQGVIVNIIHSTTGYHSKTIRFLNVAFGSLGDSLLAGDHQGNIYVFDLVGNRFNLVQRTTQACTALAFNLRRKTEFLVALADYSIKCFDTDTKELVSWMRGHDSSVSSISVHGSGRYAITSSADTAQLWDLDTFQRKRKLNVRQSVGIQKVFFLPLSNTILSCFKDNSIFAWEFDTLRCKYQLPSPIEGSSLRYKTFAVTRDGRVLAAGGKSNHLHLWCLESRQLLRIIQMPTSVRAVRHLEFLLDSFDGGSNQVLGVLSQDNILRFINVRTCKLLFDVGSHEEGISIVTMSPNGRYIAAVMENGSLNVYSIQALTQEVNKPPPPLFKVIEESSKDTNKLTVRVTSGISARPWKSKGGKIQTKVLRPQPDTSHEDKENELPDGLNKKRLLALLKGFGEYPAKYRMFVWRSLLHLPENHLAFSSLLDKGTHSAFVHLQSEYPIKSRKLLRVLQRTLSALAHWSTIFGEMPYVPLLAFPFVKLFQNNQLICFEVVATVIVNWCQHWFEFFPNPPINVLSMVENILAHHDKELLQHLMSYNITSQVYAWPLLETMFSEVLTREEWLKMFDNVFSNHPSYFLMVVAAYVICSRAPLLHCNQKEDFEYFFHHRNNLDINVVIKEAYHLMECTPADVHPRRMLEDFVPLTKGQYPIFNKYPKFIVDYQSQERERIRQDELEYLRERQLVHEIEAKAIEGRVEDEAWYRNQELLREAEEQRRKILLKEEEKLAEQRRRLAAVKRELKVKELQLLEATRRRFLKHKQDQREMELKRLDDEIARKTSMREQETAATVQDVEVRQMELETQRRLFEQKLVKEQESLTREVKGELDTSRKKVDLEERLLQRLIEMEPDGERRARLLVEESLAKADQEHTDTGWQAQVLRKQRCDDVDRGVCYQELAKLLHSNRVTEAELLDTMKEAEAQKWKEVLEKREQLAAEQAVTAALDANRKRFLEREMNDAIELAGKLQDEDGYFERLRDLRASQTRQGLEFDQTPRKTQSQPGNICLNDSSGVNSSTQFSLDRGRQNLEAKERELMADVRQLRQKLMAQARAKYTPTPDAQWSS is encoded by the exons ATGCAGAGTTCGGATCTGGGCAACAGGGAGGAGGGCAAGATCTGGCACCGCAAGCCTTCCCCGGCAGCGCAGCAGGG aGTCATTGTAAATATTATTCACAGTACCACAGGCTACCATTCGAAGACGATACGTTTTTTGAATGTGGCCTTTGGCAGTTTGGGAGATTCATTGCTTGCTGGAGACCATCAAGGGAATATCTATGTTTTTGACTTGGTTGGAAATAG GTTCAACCTGGTTCAGCGAACAACACAAGCTTGCACTGCTCTGGCATTTAATCTCCGCAGGAAAACTGAGTTCCTTGTGGCTTTGGCGGACTATTCCATTAAATGCTTTGATACAG ACACCAAAGAGCTTGTTAGCTGGATGAGAGGGCACGACTCTTCGGTGTCCTCAATCTCAGTTCATGGTTCCGGCCGATATGCCATCACGTCCTCTGCGGATACAGCCCAGCTTTGGGATCTTGACACGTTTCAGCGCAAAAGAAAGCTGAATGTTCGCCAGTCTGTGGGTATCCAGAAG GTGTTCTTTCTTCCACTAAGTAACACCATTCTCAGCTGCTTTAAAGATAATTCTATCTTTGCCTGGGAGTTTGACACTCTTCGCTGCAAGTATCAGCTGCCATCGCCAATAGAAGGTTCTTCGTTGCGCTATAAAACCTTTGCTGTTACAAG AGACGGCCGTGTCCTTGCAGCCGGTGGCAAATCAAATCACCTTCACTTGTGGTGTTTGGAGTCTAGGCAGCTGCTCAGAATAATCCAGATGCCAACCAGCGTGCGAGCTGTCCGCCACCTAGAATTCCTTCTGGATAGCTTTGACGGTGGCTCTAATCAG GTTCTTGGCGTGCTGAGCCAGGATAATATTCTGAGATTTATCAACGTACGGACATGTAAGCTTCTCTTTGATGTTGGCAGTCACGAAGAGGGAATCAGCATTGTTACCATGAGCCCCAATGGAAGATACATTGCAGCGGTAATGGAGAATGGCAGCCTTAATGTATACAGCATCCAGGCTCTGACACAAGAAGTGAACAAG CCGCCTCCACCTCTGTTTAAAGTAATTGAAGAGTCATCGAAAGACACGAACAAGCTTACCGTGAGAGTGACATCTGGAATCTCAGCGAGGCCATGGAAATCAAAAGGGGGCAAAATCCAAACCAAAGTGTTACGGCCACAGCCGGACACGTCGCATGAGGATAAAGAG AACGAGCTGCCGGACGGGCTGAACAAGAAGCGGCTGCTGGCCCTGCTGAAAGGATTTGGGGAGTATCCGGCCAAATACAG GATGTTTGTCTGGCGGTCCTTACTTCACCTCCCGGAAAATCACTTGGCCTTCAGCAGCTTGTTAGATAAAGGGACTCATTCGGCCTTTGTGCACCTTCAGAGCGAATACCCCATTAAAAGCAGGAAACTTCTGAGAGTCTTACAAAG GACGTTATCTGCTCTCGCTCACTGGTCCACCATCTTTGGCGAGATGCCCTACGTGCCGCTGCTGGCCTTCCCTTTTGTCAAGCTGTTCCAGAACAATCAGCTCATCTGCTTCGAGGTGGTTGCGACTGTGATAG TGAATTGGTGCCAGCATTGGTTCGAGTTCTTTCCAAATCCTCCCATCAACGTCCTCAGTATGGTGGAAAACATCTTGGCGCATCATGACAAAGAACTGCTTCAGCATTTAATGAGTTACAATATAACATCGCag GTCTACGCCTGGCCTCTTCTGGAAACCATGTTCTCCGAGGTTCTGACGCGGGAGGAGTGGCTGAAAATGTTTGACAATGTCTTCTCCAACCATCCTTCCTACTTTCTGATGGTGGTTGCGGCTTACGTTATATGTTCCAGGGCTCCTTTGCTTCACTGTAATCAGAAAGAGGACTTTGAG TATTTCTTTCATCATCGGAACAACCTGGATATCAATGTTGTGATCAAAGAGGCCTACCACCTTATGGAGTGCACCCCGGCAGATGTCCATCCGCGCCGTATGCTGGAAGACTTTGTGCCGCTAACCAAGGGACAGTACCCAATATTTAACAAGTATCCCAAATTCATTGTGGATTACCAGTCTCAAGAGCGAGAGCGAATCAGGCAGGATGAACTTGAGTATCTAAGAGAGAG ACAGTTGGTTCATGAGATAGAAGCTAAAGCAATCGAAGGCCGAGTGGAGGATGAAGCCTGGTACCGGAACCAAGAGCTGCTCCGTGAGGCTGAGGAGCAGAGGAGGAAGATTCTGCTTAAGGAAGAGGAGAAACTAGCAGAGCAAAGGCGCAG GCTAGCTGCTGTGAAGAGAGAGCTGAAGGTAAAGGAGCTGCAGTTGCTGGAAGCCACGAGACGGCGTTTTCTGAAACACAAGCAAGATCAGCGGGAAATGGAGCTCAAACGACTCGATGATGAAATTGCAAGAAAG ACGTCCATGAGAGAGCAAGAAACAGCCGCTACGGTTCAAGATGTAGAAGTGCGGCAGATGGAGCTCGAGACGCAGAGACGGCTTTTTGAGCAG AAACTTGTCAAAGAGCAGGAAAGTTTGACGCGGGAAGTCAAAGGGGAGCTGGACACGAGCCGGAAAAAGGTGGATCTCGAAGAACGCCTGCTTCAGAGGCTGATTGAAATGGAGCCGGATGGAGAACGGAGGGCTCGACTC CTGGTCGAAGAGAGTTTGGCCAAAGCCGATCAAGAGCACACCGACACCGGCTGGCAAGCTCAGGTCCTGCGGAAGCAAAGGTGCGACGATGTAGACCGTGGTGTCTGCTATCAAGAGCTAGCCAAGCTCCTCCATAGCAACAGAGTGACAGAGGCGGAGCTGCTTGACACAATGAAAGAGGCGGAGGCCCAGAAA TGGAAGGAGGTTCTAGAAAAGAGAGAGCAGCTGGCAGCAGAGCAGGCCGTTACTGCCGCTTTGGATGCCAACAGGAAGCGGTTTCTAGAGCGTGAAATGAACGATGCAATAGAACTGGCTGGAAAGCTCCAGGATGAAGATGGCTATTTTG AGAGACTACGCGATTTGAGAGCCTCCCAAACCCGGCAAGGTTTGGAATTTGATCAGACACCCAGGAAGACTCAGTCACAGCCTGGCAACATCTGTTTAAACGATTCGTCAGGAGTCAATTCATCGACACAAT TCTCTTTAGACCGAGGACGGCAAAATCTGGAAGCTAAAGAGCGGGAATTGATGGCAGACGTTAGACAGCTGAGGCAAAAGCTCATGGCACAGGCTCGGGCAAAGTATACCCCAACACCAGATGCACAGTGGAGCAGCTGA